A section of the Rhodobacter sp. genome encodes:
- a CDS encoding NAD(P)-dependent oxidoreductase, with translation MAVQRMLQFVTKPKEMPSKRQADERREDFDEIYQEFAAEKAAEQASRCSQCGVPYCQAHCPLHNNIPDWLMLTATGRLHEAYDLAQSTNTFPEICGRICPQDRLCEGNCVIEQSGHGTVTIGAVEKYITDTAWENGWVTPGTPMAERDQSVAIIGAGPGGLSAADRLRRAGIQVTVYDRYDRAGGLMTYGIPSFKLEKSVVLRRIEQLEAAGVQFVMNCSVGEDISFDAIRGKHDAVLIATGVYKSRDLKAPGSDLPGIVKALDYLTASNRKSFGDDVPAYDEGVLNAEGKRVVVLGGGDTAMDCVRTAIRQGAASVKLLYRRDRENMPGSQREVQNAEEEGVEFVWLTAPAGFEGDSAVAGVVVQTMRLGAPDASGRRSPELIEGADYLEPADLVIKALGFEPEALPSLWGVPELTVTRWGTIRCDHATHMSSLPGVFAVGDIVRGASLVVWAIRDGREAADAILDYLAQPAAVAAQ, from the coding sequence ATGGCTGTTCAGCGCATGCTTCAGTTCGTCACCAAGCCAAAAGAGATGCCCTCGAAACGGCAGGCCGATGAACGCCGCGAGGATTTCGACGAGATCTACCAGGAATTCGCCGCCGAGAAGGCCGCGGAGCAGGCCAGCCGATGCAGCCAGTGTGGCGTGCCCTATTGCCAGGCGCATTGCCCGTTGCACAACAACATTCCCGACTGGCTGATGTTGACTGCGACCGGGCGCCTGCACGAGGCGTATGACCTCGCGCAATCGACCAACACCTTCCCCGAGATCTGCGGCCGCATCTGCCCGCAAGACCGCCTGTGCGAGGGCAATTGCGTCATCGAACAGTCCGGGCATGGCACCGTCACCATCGGCGCGGTGGAAAAATACATCACGGACACGGCCTGGGAAAACGGCTGGGTCACCCCGGGCACCCCGATGGCCGAACGCGACCAGTCGGTCGCCATCATCGGCGCGGGTCCGGGCGGGCTGTCGGCCGCCGACCGGCTGCGCCGGGCGGGCATTCAGGTCACGGTCTATGACCGCTATGACCGCGCGGGCGGGCTGATGACCTATGGCATCCCCAGCTTCAAGCTGGAAAAATCGGTCGTCCTGCGCCGTATCGAACAGCTCGAGGCCGCGGGCGTGCAATTCGTGATGAATTGCAGCGTGGGCGAGGACATCAGCTTTGACGCGATCCGCGGCAAGCATGACGCGGTGCTGATCGCGACCGGCGTCTACAAGTCGCGCGACCTGAAAGCGCCGGGGTCGGACCTGCCCGGCATCGTCAAGGCGCTGGACTATCTGACCGCGTCCAACCGCAAGAGCTTTGGCGACGATGTGCCGGCGTATGACGAGGGCGTGCTGAACGCCGAGGGCAAGCGCGTCGTGGTCCTGGGCGGCGGCGACACGGCGATGGACTGCGTGCGCACGGCGATTCGTCAGGGCGCGGCCTCGGTCAAGCTGCTCTATCGCCGCGACCGCGAGAACATGCCCGGCTCGCAGCGCGAGGTCCAGAACGCCGAGGAAGAAGGCGTCGAATTCGTCTGGCTGACGGCGCCCGCCGGATTCGAGGGCGACAGCGCGGTCGCCGGGGTGGTGGTGCAGACGATGCGGCTGGGCGCGCCGGATGCCTCGGGGCGGCGGTCGCCCGAACTGATCGAGGGCGCGGATTACCTGGAACCCGCCGACCTGGTCATCAAGGCGCTGGGTTTCGAACCCGAGGCCCTGCCCTCGCTGTGGGGCGTGCCCGAGCTGACGGTGACCCGCTGGGGCACGATCCGCTGCGACCACGCCACCCACATGTCCAGCCTGCCCGGCGTCTTTGCCGTGGGCGACATCGTGCGCGGCGCCTCGCTGGTGGTCTGGGCGATCCGCGACGGCCGCGAGGCCGCCGACGCGATCCTGGACTATCTGGCGCAACCCGCCGCTGTCGCGGCGCAATGA